Part of the Candidatus Atribacteria bacterium ADurb.Bin276 genome is shown below.
CTTTACCTCCTTTTCCCAAAAGGCATCGGTTTTGGTGATGTGAAATTGGCTGGTGCTATAGGTTTGTTTCTCGGTTTTAAACTCACCATTTTAGCTATTCTGCTTTCTTTCTTCAGTGGGGCTATTGTTGGGCTTTTTCTCATCGCGATAGGGAAGAAGACGATGAAAGATCCCATTCCTTTTGGCCCATTCCTCGCTTTTGGAGCAATTTTTTCAATGTTTTTTGGTGAATATATTATTGACTGGTACATGAAATTATTAGTATAATAAGTACCTGGTTAATAATATTATTCAAAATACTAATGACATAAAATATTATATTATTTATTATACGGTATTGTTTTTCTATGATGAAAAGAAATAATCCCATAATTTCTTACTATCCAGGATTTACCTTAATAGAGTTTATTGTCGTTATTTCTTTGTTTTCTTTCTTATTTGCTTTTTCTTTTCCATCTCTGGCAAATTTGAGGAAGACTCTCGTTGGAAAAACTATAGTTCAAAAAATTTCCAGTCAAATGCGGATTGCTAAAATTGAAGCTCTCAATAATAGAAAGACCACCAAAATAGTGTTTGATATTGCTCATAATAAGTATATTTATACGAATAGCTCAGGGAAGTCCACTCACCATCAAATACCCGATGAAGTAATCCTTTACCGAACCAATTTTCCTCTTAATACACTTCGTTTTTATTCAACCGGCACACCCTCAAGCGGTGGAACGATTACTCTTCGTATTGGGAGCAATTTGAAATATGTCATTATCACACCAGTTACTGGGAGAGTTCGTATCAGTGATAAGCCGCCCTCGAATTGATAGTGGTTTTTCGTATATTGGAATCATCACTGCCATTACTCTTTTTTCACTTTTTTCTCTGGTAGCTTATCAGGGATTGCATATTGCTCATCGATTCCAAAGGAAAAGTTCAATGCTTAGGTTAGCAATTGTAGAAGCGGTAAATTCTATAGAATCATTGAAAATCAACCAAAATTATTCGGAAGTGAATGGTTTAACTCTTAGAAAAGAAAATTTTGAGATCATCCACAAAGTTACTGAATTTAACGACCAACTCTATCAAATTTTGATCGAGATAAGGGACTTAGAGCAAAATGAGATATTTACCCTGGAAACTCTGGCGGAATGACCAAGCTTTCACTCTAATTGAATTGCTGGTCGTATTCTGCCTTTTTGTGGTTTTTATTGTTATGACCTCGGGAATGATTTTCCATCTAAGCCGTACGGCAGATATTCATGCTAATGTAATCGAAAAAAATGAAACTTTTTTATCAACCCTCGATCAATTAAAAATGCTTATTAAGCACGGACGTCCTCTTGCTCTTACCCAAAATAATTATCGGTTACGGATTGCAATGGGGAAGAACATCGTTGAGGTTTACCCAAAAGATTCTAGTTTGCTATTAATGCATCTGCAATCTGCTAATCCAATTGCCGAGCACTGTTGTTTGAGTAGTCCTCCCTTTGAGTTAAGAAAATTAGAAAATAGGAAGATCCAAGTAAATGTCTCTTTAGACTTTTTATTTTCCGATTATTCAGAGGAGCACTTGGATTTACAATTTTTGTCTTGGTGTGAAGATGAGGAGTTATAGAGGTGACGCCCTGGCAAACTGCCTAGCAGCGCTAGATGAGGGTGAAAACCCAAGATTCGACATGCTATGGCAGGTCGCTACATTATTTAAAGAATGAGCGTGATAAAGACCGAGGAGGAGAAGGGGCGAGGGGGAGAAAAAGAAATTAAAGAAAAAAAGAAAAAATCAAAAGATAAGATCCTCACGCCCTCATAAAGCGTGGGCTCAGGATAACAGCGTTGAGGTATTCATAGAAAAATGTCTTTACCGGTTCGAATAGATAAATGCTTATTTAAAAAGGGAAAGAGGGGTAAAAATTGTTCATTGGTCACGGAGATAAGGGTTTTGTTGAGATATATACCTTGGTTTTAATGAGTTTGTGTTTGGCGCTTTCAATGCATCTCTTTCAAGAGGTTATTCTTCATCGGAAAGTTGGGAATGCTTTCGTGAAGAGTATTCAGGAAGATTATCTTCTGGAAGGAGTATTAATGGAAGCCAAAGATTATCGAGAAAAAATAGAATCTATTAATCCTTCTGTAAAAATAACCTCTATATTTCATCCCGAATACAAATATTATTATGAAAATGATAGAATTTATGTCCTTCAAGGTGTATCAAACCTTTTAACAGCTACGTATATTATATATAATGGAGAAGTGGTTATTACAGGTGTAAAAAGTCAATCAAATCAAATTTACGTGAGGGAATAATGCTCGGTATTGACTTAGGCTCTTATGCATTGAAATATTTTCAAACCAAGAAAAAAAGAGAAGGCATATTCGAAACTATTCGCAGTGGTGAATTGGTTCTGCCGAATGAAGTATTTTATGAAGGAGAAATAAAAGGGAAAAACACTTTGGTTGAGAATATAAAAATATTTTGGGACAAAAGTCGTCTTCCTCGCGATGCTGTGGTATCTTTTTATCACCCACGCATGGTGGTTCAAAATATAACTCTTCCTCAAATGTCAGATCAAGAATTAGAAAATGCCTTGAAGTGGGAAGCCAGTTCGATTATGACCGGTGAAGAAAATATCCAAATCGGATGGCAGATTATTGAGAAAACCAATGATAAATTAGATATATTATATGCAGCCTCACCAGCCATTGTAGTTTCTGAGTACCTGGATGTTTTTCGTAAAGCCGGAATTCGGATTGAAGCCATTGAACCTCAAATTATGAGCTTTTTAAAAGGATTTTTGACTTTACGATCCGATTTAACCAAAGATTCATGGTTTATCCTGATTGATGTGGGTTTTAGTAAGAGTACGGTGGTTTTTTTTGAACATGGGAAGCTGGTTTATTCTCGTCATTTTGGATGGGGAATACGAAGGATTTGGGATTATCTAAGAGATAAATTTAAGTTATTACCAGCCGAGATTCAGGAAATTTTAAACCGGAGCACTCAAGATAGTAATCTTCCTTATCAATTGGAAGAAGCTCTTAATGATACTTCTGACTCACTGCTTTCCGAATTGAGACGTTCTCTAACCTTTTTTCAAAGTGAGTATGAAAAAATAGTTTTGGATAATTGTTTCCTGGTGGGAGGAGGTTCTACTATTATTCCATTAAAAACCATGCTGTCTGTTAATTTAAACGTTACTTTTCAGGATATCAAGCCAATCGATATGGGACATAAGAAAGTGGTTTCCAGTGAACTTTATCTTTCAGCAATGGGAGCTTCATTGTGGAATTAAAATCTTCCTATCAGGTCAAGGTCAACCTTCTTCCTAAAAAATATGTTGTAAAAAAGACACCCAATTGGATAAGGATACTTTTTTTTACTTTAACTGTGGGAATAACCCTTTATTTTCTTTTTGCTTATACCATAAATGATAACCGAATACAAATATTAACCACCCAGATAGAATCCATGACCGCAGAAATAAAGTATCTTCAAGAACAAGAAACGAAATTACAAGAAATCCAAAAACAGATTGATGTTATTCAGAAAAGAATTGATATTGTCAGAGCTTTGATTGCAAGCGAACCAGACTGGCTGAAGATAGTTAATTCGATTGGGAATAGCATGCCTGACGATGTTTTTCTTAATTCTGCCGATTTTACCGGAACTCAAATAACTTTCACCGGAACCTCACATAGTATATTCAGTATTGCTCAATTTATTGATAGTTTAAGTCAATATCAAGATTTATTTGTAAACGCTGAATTCCAATCCCTTTCGTTGAAAGACAGTTTGTATGATTTTAATTTAGTGTTGGAGCTGAAAAAACATGAATCTTGAAAAATACTGGCCGCTAATCTTTATTGCCTGGTGTGGAGTGATTATTTTATTTTTTTATTTGGTAATGATATCACAATACCAAATTATCGATACGCTTGGTGACCAGAAAAAAACCCTTCAAAATCAAATAACTATTTTACGAAAAAAGGTTAGTAACTTAGAGCAACTTCAATATCAATTGGAAAGCTTAAAATCTACTGCTATCATCCTTGAAGATCGACTTCCTGAGGAAAAAGAAATACCAAATCTCTTGATAACCGTTGAAGATGCGGCTTTCCTTTCAGAGACTGAAATCCAATCCTTAGTACCGCAAACCTTAGTTTCTAATGATGGATATACCGAAGCTCCATTTAGTACAGCCTTAAAGAGCTCTTATTATAGCGTTCTTTATTTTATGAATTATCTGCGTCGACCTCCGAGGCTTATCCAAGTGAAAAATTTTAATTTTAAGAAAGACAAAGCCGAAGGGACTTTCTTAGTTCAGATGAATCTTTCCACTTATT
Proteins encoded:
- a CDS encoding Pilus assembly protein, PilO — protein: MNLEKYWPLIFIAWCGVIILFFYLVMISQYQIIDTLGDQKKTLQNQITILRKKVSNLEQLQYQLESLKSTAIILEDRLPEEKEIPNLLITVEDAAFLSETEIQSLVPQTLVSNDGYTEAPFSTALKSSYYSVLYFMNYLRRPPRLIQVKNFNFKKDKAEGTFLVQMNLSTYLVAKEGIDQ
- a CDS encoding Fimbrial assembly protein (PilN); translated protein: MELKSSYQVKVNLLPKKYVVKKTPNWIRILFFTLTVGITLYFLFAYTINDNRIQILTTQIESMTAEIKYLQEQETKLQEIQKQIDVIQKRIDIVRALIASEPDWLKIVNSIGNSMPDDVFLNSADFTGTQITFTGTSHSIFSIAQFIDSLSQYQDLFVNAEFQSLSLKDSLYDFNLVLELKKHES
- a CDS encoding Competence protein A → MLGIDLGSYALKYFQTKKKREGIFETIRSGELVLPNEVFYEGEIKGKNTLVENIKIFWDKSRLPRDAVVSFYHPRMVVQNITLPQMSDQELENALKWEASSIMTGEENIQIGWQIIEKTNDKLDILYAASPAIVVSEYLDVFRKAGIRIEAIEPQIMSFLKGFLTLRSDLTKDSWFILIDVGFSKSTVVFFEHGKLVYSRHFGWGIRRIWDYLRDKFKLLPAEIQEILNRSTQDSNLPYQLEEALNDTSDSLLSELRRSLTFFQSEYEKIVLDNCFLVGGGSTIIPLKTMLSVNLNVTFQDIKPIDMGHKKVVSSELYLSAMGASLWN